A part of Thalassophryne amazonica chromosome 3, fThaAma1.1, whole genome shotgun sequence genomic DNA contains:
- the LOC117505351 gene encoding uncharacterized protein LOC117505351 isoform X1 — protein MDSENPEICAENREETGSSSESNEHDYAHSGAVEAGGGVAAHGDLPFPGEPQQSAVDQLAELPAPAVGAEVDCPGGNDVEFASSLHEKEENTPKIAASRRSGSRGYRMRLKRPEDGSCCCCKTQFERQGRGFNRRAVFTFTTPDTVHWAFPGSTANDNSFLCELCAQVVRSKSRRRQSGKRSLWVKPETEQVRRVTGSSPEPKPRDVREEVKKGRRMGKKSKAALLVGKSCYKAAFKLLWTAKGARKPMMEFWSKQIREEMKVLSRQSDNPFHQKVSSKKPLTSFPWRHCLNWIQNKAPLVTTCLRSLFPDINSLVKSSHQLTDEQAQMLLERRAVVTLSVPLFTRNIWRNNFLQAALGAELRQQGCSGSTLDVLNTMGLCQNKDTVRLLLLRLRNSNKASMQNGEQRMKIKGEQMTDEDIEDEEEEEEDEDEEEELEEAEEEEEVEEEEDEGLEQKKKKVVVVRLGLLKGHSEVGRADLSAP, from the exons ATGGACAGCGAGAACCCGGAGATCTGCGCCGAGAACCGCGAGGAAACCGGATCGTCCTCGGAGTCCAACGAGCACGACTACGCGCACAGCGGCGCCGTGGAGGCTGGCGGCGGAGTCGCCGCGCACGGCGACCTTCCGTTCCCAGGAGAACCGCAGCAGAGCGCGGTTGACCAGCTGGCAGAACTCCCCGCACCGGCTGTGGGAGCCGAGGTGGACTGTCCCGGAGGAAACGATGTGGAATTCGCCTCTTCGCTGCATgagaaagaagaaaacacgccAAAGATCGCAGCATCCCGACGAAGCGGTTCGCGCGGTTACCGCATGCGGTTGAAGCGGCCGGAAGACGGAAGCTGCTGCTGTTGCAAAACTCAGTTCGAGCGGCAGGGCCGCGGCTTTAACCGGCGGGCGGTGTTCACCTTCACCACGCCGGACACCGTGCACTGGGCCTTCCCAGGATCCACCGCGAACGATAATTCGTTCCTTTGCGAGCTGTGCGCGCAGGTGGTCCGGAGCAAGTCGAGGCGCAGACAGAGCGGAAAGCGCAGCCTGTGGGTCAAACCTGAGACTGAGCAGGTGAGACGCGTCACAGGCTCGAGCCCCGAGCCGAAGCCCCGG GATGTCAGAGAGGAGGTGAAAAAAGGTCGAAGGATGGgaaagaagagcaaagctgcgtTGCTGGTCGGCAAGTCCTGCTACAAGGCTGCCTTCAAACTGCTCTGGACTGCTAAAGGCGCCAGGAAGCCCATGATGGAGTTCTGGAGCAAACAGAtccgagaggag ATGAAGGTGTTGTCCCGGCAGTCAGATAACCCCTTCCATCAGAAGGTGTCCAGCAAGAAGCCGCTGACGTCGTTCCCGTGGCGACACTGTCTGAACTGGATCCAGAACAAGGCGCCGCTGGTCACCACCTGCCTCCGCTCACTGTTCCCCGACATTAACAGCCTCGTTAAGAGCAGCCA CCAGTTGACGGACGAACAGGCCCAGATGTTGCTAGAGCGTCGGGCCGTGGTCACGCTCTCTGTCCCGCTCTTCACACGCAACATCTGGAGGAACAACTTCCTGCAGGCTGCTCTAGGGGCGGAGTTACGCCAGCAAGGCTGCTCTGGCTCCACCCTGGACGTCCTCAACACGATGGGGTTGTGTCAGAACAAAGACACCGTCAGGTTGCTGCTGCTGCGGCTCCGAAACTCCAACAAAGCT TCGATGCAGAATGGAGAGCAGAGAATGAAGATTAAAGGAGAGCAAATGACAGATGAGGACATAGAggatgaggaagaggaggaggaggatgaagacGAGGAGGAAGAACTGGAGGAggcggaagaagaagaagaggtggaggaggaggaa GATGAAGGGTtggagcagaagaagaagaaggtggtGGTGGTGAGACTGGGTCTGCTTAAGGGACACTCTGAGGTGGGACGAGCTGACCTGTCAGCGCCGTAA
- the LOC117505351 gene encoding bromo and FHA domain-containing protein DDB_G0267958-like isoform X2 produces MDSENPEICAENREETGSSSESNEHDYAHSGAVEAGGGVAAHGDLPFPGEPQQSAVDQLAELPAPAVGAEVDCPGGNDVEFASSLHEKEENTPKIAASRRSGSRGYRMRLKRPEDGSCCCCKTQFERQGRGFNRRAVFTFTTPDTVHWAFPGSTANDNSFLCELCAQVVRSKSRRRQSGKRSLWVKPETEQDVREEVKKGRRMGKKSKAALLVGKSCYKAAFKLLWTAKGARKPMMEFWSKQIREEMKVLSRQSDNPFHQKVSSKKPLTSFPWRHCLNWIQNKAPLVTTCLRSLFPDINSLVKSSHQLTDEQAQMLLERRAVVTLSVPLFTRNIWRNNFLQAALGAELRQQGCSGSTLDVLNTMGLCQNKDTVRLLLLRLRNSNKASMQNGEQRMKIKGEQMTDEDIEDEEEEEEDEDEEEELEEAEEEEEVEEEEDEGLEQKKKKVVVVRLGLLKGHSEVGRADLSAP; encoded by the exons ATGGACAGCGAGAACCCGGAGATCTGCGCCGAGAACCGCGAGGAAACCGGATCGTCCTCGGAGTCCAACGAGCACGACTACGCGCACAGCGGCGCCGTGGAGGCTGGCGGCGGAGTCGCCGCGCACGGCGACCTTCCGTTCCCAGGAGAACCGCAGCAGAGCGCGGTTGACCAGCTGGCAGAACTCCCCGCACCGGCTGTGGGAGCCGAGGTGGACTGTCCCGGAGGAAACGATGTGGAATTCGCCTCTTCGCTGCATgagaaagaagaaaacacgccAAAGATCGCAGCATCCCGACGAAGCGGTTCGCGCGGTTACCGCATGCGGTTGAAGCGGCCGGAAGACGGAAGCTGCTGCTGTTGCAAAACTCAGTTCGAGCGGCAGGGCCGCGGCTTTAACCGGCGGGCGGTGTTCACCTTCACCACGCCGGACACCGTGCACTGGGCCTTCCCAGGATCCACCGCGAACGATAATTCGTTCCTTTGCGAGCTGTGCGCGCAGGTGGTCCGGAGCAAGTCGAGGCGCAGACAGAGCGGAAAGCGCAGCCTGTGGGTCAAACCTGAGACTGAGCAG GATGTCAGAGAGGAGGTGAAAAAAGGTCGAAGGATGGgaaagaagagcaaagctgcgtTGCTGGTCGGCAAGTCCTGCTACAAGGCTGCCTTCAAACTGCTCTGGACTGCTAAAGGCGCCAGGAAGCCCATGATGGAGTTCTGGAGCAAACAGAtccgagaggag ATGAAGGTGTTGTCCCGGCAGTCAGATAACCCCTTCCATCAGAAGGTGTCCAGCAAGAAGCCGCTGACGTCGTTCCCGTGGCGACACTGTCTGAACTGGATCCAGAACAAGGCGCCGCTGGTCACCACCTGCCTCCGCTCACTGTTCCCCGACATTAACAGCCTCGTTAAGAGCAGCCA CCAGTTGACGGACGAACAGGCCCAGATGTTGCTAGAGCGTCGGGCCGTGGTCACGCTCTCTGTCCCGCTCTTCACACGCAACATCTGGAGGAACAACTTCCTGCAGGCTGCTCTAGGGGCGGAGTTACGCCAGCAAGGCTGCTCTGGCTCCACCCTGGACGTCCTCAACACGATGGGGTTGTGTCAGAACAAAGACACCGTCAGGTTGCTGCTGCTGCGGCTCCGAAACTCCAACAAAGCT TCGATGCAGAATGGAGAGCAGAGAATGAAGATTAAAGGAGAGCAAATGACAGATGAGGACATAGAggatgaggaagaggaggaggaggatgaagacGAGGAGGAAGAACTGGAGGAggcggaagaagaagaagaggtggaggaggaggaa GATGAAGGGTtggagcagaagaagaagaaggtggtGGTGGTGAGACTGGGTCTGCTTAAGGGACACTCTGAGGTGGGACGAGCTGACCTGTCAGCGCCGTAA